A stretch of DNA from Pongo pygmaeus isolate AG05252 chromosome 3, NHGRI_mPonPyg2-v2.0_pri, whole genome shotgun sequence:
ATTAACCTTTTGTCATGTTCATGGCAGGTACATgacactagttttttttttttaagtatgttgAATTTTAACTATTACATTTGCCTCATTTAAGTGAGATGAGactattttcttattaattgaCAGGTGAAAGAATAACGATGCAAGCCTCTGGTTTACTCAGTAAGAGCGACTTCTTAGGCTTGAAAAGGCCATAGCACACTTTCACCTTCATCCAGTTTAGGTTTGGTAATACTGAGAAGTAATGCCTTTGTCTTAAAagtgtttcatattttaatattgttaatCTTCCAGTTGGGTTTATTGCATATAATCTCATTCCTTAGTATATGTAATATGATCAAACAATTTACTACAATGCTTATGAGGAATGCAAATGGAATTAGTTTACAGAATGAAAGAATGTTGCATATAACTCCATTTTAATatagaatttataaataaaatcatagatTATGCTTAtagcatttcttcatttttagtgtttttttttcaagtggGTTAAATGGATCTGTAAGTACCTTGAGAGTTGTCATGTAGAATAAGATGCTAAGAGGGCAGAGTTTGGGATTCCCTACTTAAACTTTGGCTACAACAGCCTTGCTTTATCCATTGTATTCATTCAGCAACAAATAGGTATTTGTGGGCCAAGTCTTGCTTTAGCTGATGTAATATGTCTATgtgttataaacatttttttgaaaaataaataaagaaaaagttcaaTTAACTTAAAAAAGAGCTTAAGAAAAGCTTTGAACTGATGAAAGGTCTTTCATcagtagaagagagagagaataaaagggCTGGGTGGAGGTTCAGAAAATTTCAATTAGGATTTCTTAACAGAGTCCataatttttcctttccaaaggCCAGACAGCTTTGATGTTACAGATAGTCAAAAGTCAACAGGCCATTTAAGATAGTCCTAGATTTTATGAAAATGCCAGAGTTTTCAAGAAGCTACTGTCATTATCAGGTAGATTCCTTGATGGTGTAagactgtatttctttttcattccaagAACTGGCAGCTTCTTTTTTCTGAGTCATTTCTGAATCCATTGATTATGTTTCAGTTCTCTTGAGAGTCCAAGGTAAATGAAGTTTAAACTGCTTATCTGAAGACACCatttaaatttgagttcattACATGTTTTACTATAAAAGCTATTTGGCATACGCAGTATTCAAGCTTATTTCAGTTACTGAAACTAAACTCAAGCTCATTTTGCCCAACTGTGAACCCTAGTTAACCTCATCACTTCAAAAAGAAACAAGCTTTTTTGACATTCAATTTTCTATGATTCAAGtctcatatatattcatataaatgcaAGTACAGAACTTATGCATTCATCAAATAGTAATATCTCTcagttttttgaaatgttttagcAATAGCAGCCTGTACTGCTAAACTGTTGTCTCTGTTTTTATTACCAGTTTATTCTGAAGACATTTCAGTATAATTGCCTTTTCTTTATTGAATCTGAAAATGAGAAGAAGAAAGATTATTAAAAATTGGACATATTTTGTGCATTGGACCTATTAAAGAACTGAGTATCCAATGTGCATGCTGTTGACTTACTTTGTTACTAttctttgaatctctcttttctcttcttcatttaaTCTTTGAAGAATGGATTCCAAGAGAGAAAAGTGAAAGTTAATGTACTGAGCCAcctaagaaagaagaagaagaagaaaaaaagaaagcagaacaaTTATGCAAGAGGTGCTGAGTCAGGAGGGAGCAAAAAACAGATTCAGGGTGATGGTATTCATACATCACTGCTAATTTCTTCTGCATCTTTATCCATGAGGAAAATGCGAGCATTCTTTTCAGAAGGTCCCTGTAGGAGCCTCTGCAGTAGCGGAATGTCTGTCTTCTTTAGTCGTCTTTGTTCTGCAGTGAAAACAAGAATCAACCACAATCAGAAGTTCATgctggaggaaaagaaggaagataattttccaatttatttttcttatttaactcacattgaaaaaaataacaccTGCAACAGGAGGCAATTATTcaagaaagcaaattaaaattaaaacttaaatgaaCTTCTTTCTCTTACTGTATCTCAAGGTTTGATTAATGTCTCAAAGAACTCAACCTTCCTTTGATTAGAATGTTCAAACAAATCTCCAGTCTGATAGGCCTTTTATAAAGCAAGATGCCTCAATAATTATTTAGGTTTCATTCCATTATTCCTTCATccatacaacaaatatttattggttcTTTCCAAGTTCAGTTGATGTAATTCCATCTTTCCGGTTCTTCAGGTCCAAAACCATGTAATTATTTTCAATTCTTCCTTTGTCTCGCTCCACACCCAATTCTTggctcatctttaaaaatatattcatgagGTTTTTGAGATCAATAATATTcttattattcattcatctgtgggcttaatccattcagccatgaaaatgagatagagaaagaaaatatcttccaatCTGGTGTGTTTCCAGAACTTCAAATTTCCAAAAGTTATAATATAAATACTCCTGCTACAAAAGTACTTATAGCTTTCTGTCAAAGTAGTTTCACATCTGGGATTTCATTTTTATCAGAATAAAGCATGAACAAAACATAGTGTCCTTATATTCATCTTATTTCCTCATTCTCTCCCTCACCTTGCTTACTTTCTTCAGAACAGTGAGAACTGTTCTCATTCCCTGAGCTGGACTTATCCCAGGAAAAGAGTCAAGAGACAGTCTAGAACTCAAAAGCCCTGCGTCCCCACAATTAAAGTGACATTACCTATTCCTGTTCACACAGTGTCAGTGTTTACTGATCTAATTATTCTGCCATTTCTGAAGCAGTTGGGAACCTTGACAATTTAGCTCCTCTCATCCACCCACCAGAATCCTCTTTTGACCTTCAGGTCCAATGTTAACTTGGTTTAGCATCCTCTTGCTTCATGATTCTGCTTTATGggatgattattaaaaataatgattaaaaaattatgatgatgattattaaaaatgcatattcctaGAGTTGTCCTCTGATCTGGAAGGGCttgggaatctgtattttaagtGAACTCTACAGGTAATCTGAATGAACTACAATGTGAGATACACTGTAATGGGCTTTGTAGATATAAAGTTAAAACCCACCTATCTCTGTTTTCCAGATCACAGCCCAAACAGGAGCCATatgctctcttcttttctttgtttctggtcCATAAAGGGTCCTAGTTATTATTATCCTCAGTTATGGATATATACAAAATTTTgacacaaaatataaaagaaaatgggatttttatAGGTGAAATTATGAAGAACTACATTTTTTATAATGAAagtagactttttttcttgtaaaaacaACACGCTTGTTCGTTCATAGGTCCAGCACCTTGTGTGGAGCCCAAGAATGACTGGAAGGAAACTAAGCCATATTTCTGCTCAACTGCAAGCTAAAGTTAGAGGTGTGAGGAAAGAACGAGGTGCATGTGAATGGAATCCAAGTCTTGGAGAACATCAAAGAGGGAATTTTCAAATCTTGTACAACCTAGCTGTTCAAGTTGTCACACAATCATTTAAGACTTCTTAATAAAACtgctttttttaaacttaaaaaaaaatcccttccccAAACATGCATGCTATTGTAATTGGAACAAACGAGAAAAGTATAAAGCAGGAAGTAAAGCACAACTGGAATTTCCGAGCCCTGAGATACTCTGTATTACCCTTTGAGTGTCCCCTTCACACAACTCATAATACATAAAGGTAATCATATCGTGCTTGCTATTTTTATTGTacacagctttaaaaaaatcattttttctctctttttttttagacggagtgcaatggcgcgatctcggctcactgcaacctctgcctcctgagttcaagtgattctcctgtctcagcctcctgagtagctgggattacaggtgtgcaccaccacacctggctaatttttttggtatttttagaaaagacggggtttcaccatagtggtcaggctgttctcaaactcctgatctcaaatgatccgcccacctcggcctgccaaagtgctgggattacaggcatgagccaccgtgcctgacacCCCCCTTCTCATCCTCTCATCTGCATCTCCCCAATCCCCCACCAGGTAATCTATCTCAATGGTTTTGTATTTATCACTCCATACCTTTCTCCCTGGTCATAAGATCATATATACCACATACTTAAATGGGAGCTTGTAACTGTTTAAAAAATGGAatcttttatatatacttttaggCATCTTGCATTTCtcacttaaaatatattatggaACTCCCTCCATTCTATTGGCATAAATCtaactcattccattcaatgGCAGCCTAACAATCACTTATTTAATCATTTCCCTAGGATGAGTAACTTTGTCTTTAGCTTTTTGTCCTTATAAACAGCACTGCACATAAATCTGTAGGCACTAGTGCTTATATTTTTGTGGGATAGATTCTCACAAGTGGAATGGTCAAGTTAAAGGACATATATActgtaaattttaataaatattgcaaGAATAAATTCCAATAAAGAGAAAGTCATATTTTCACCAGTGTtgcataaaaatatctttttacccTGATGCATGCCAGCCATGGGTAGaatcattttaaagcattttgccAATCTGAGAAGTGCAAGATAATATTACAGTGTGGCTTGAGCTTGCATTTCCTTAGCTACTTGCATTTCACTGAGTTTAAGACTTTTCTAAAACTATTTAACTGGTTAttatagttttttctttcaattgtattttcacgcttttttctatttttatcggattgtttgttgttttgttaccATTTTGTAGGAAATTATTGGTATTATAGTTATTAATCTTTGGAGTACATTGACAATATTCTTTGTAATCTactatttgtatcttttaaattgTTACACAGTCCAATATTGTtaccatttattttatatcttttggttttctttctttcctaaacaactagaatatgaatatatatgtgtccTTAGAATTTTCCAAAAAATAGATCTTTAAGCTTTCAATTATAAgaactttaattttatatatgtttggaGATACAGCTTTCATTTTCTTCAGGTTGTTCTGGCatcaaaatgtattattttattctaataaattTCTGGCTCGAACATTCTGACACTTAAATTATGGCATGAGTTTTTTCTAcaaattgatatataaaatttttcatttgtgaagttttaaaaactttcatttcAGTATCACTTTAAGTTTTCTCTATTCTCCTATTATGCTCCTGGCATCCCACTTACAGCGCCTTCCCAATGTTCTGCTTCTAACTTTTACCCCCTACCACAAAGTCCTGAATATGCATCTCTACTGAGGAAGAGATAGCACTCCCGCAATGTGTCAGACCCTGTGCTAAAAAAGAGGCAATATCAATGTCAGAGAGAACAGGTATGCAATCATGACTCCTCTAAGATCGACACTCAGAAAGGAAAGCCAAAAAGAAAGTTACAGAGGTGAGCAAAGACAAAAGTGCCTAACAATTCCAGAGGGTTTTGATGTCTGTTTAGATAATTTAATGTCTGGCCAACAAGCAAACTCTTTCATATAATAAACCCTTCAGGGATACCTTATTCTTAAGTTACCTTTCTTTAAAATTATGGACTATAGATAATGTTCTAAAGAccactccttccttttctcctacccatttctcccctttctccacagaATGAGGTAAATTGTTCTTCTGCCTTCCCCGTGGGCAGCAAACTGTAACACTCTAGAGTCAGGTACAAAGTGTGATCAAGCTTTCTTACCTCCTGTTGCAAAAATAATGTGAAGAGCAAAATCCTGGGGACTATTTTCAATCTGTCaatggaaaaaatgaacaaatataaatTCTTTGTTGTTATATGATGTTTTCTAACCCGACCAGACCAAAATCatgtctgttttctctcttccatttttCACTTTTAGACATAAAATCTTCTCTGCTCTTATGggaattatataatttttcaagGGATAGTTACTAAAAGGTGTtatacaaaggaaagaatctttcaGTACTCAACATCCAATTTAGATTTACACGTTCATAGATCTTTTTCAGAAGAGTGGATTTGTGTGTTTATAgttgaattatatataatatatttatagctCAGTTAAGTGATAAAGGTTACCTTAAATTTTTGGAGAAGTTGCTTTATTACTTCTTCAGTTCTCATGTTACTGTTTACTCTGACCTTAGTTTCTGATTCAAAGGCTGGAATGAAAATTGATGTCTAGAAAAAGAATTGTCACATAagtctttaaaattatattatattaaggaTATTCAATATCTTGAACATAATCTTCTtatagggcaaaaaaaaaaaatccaaggtcattcatttaaaaaatttgttttgtttttgtttttctttgttgtttttgaatCTTATGTGTTCTTTTAAGGAGCTTTATATTGTTTCTAGAGTAAATTAGGTAAAACACCACTTGAAGATGCTTATAACATTTTCACTGGACAATTATACCCCTCTTTAGTGCAGTTTAAGATTTCAAAATAAGTAAGAATGTCACCAGATGTGTATTTAAAAATGGATAGAGATATTAAGTAAGGATTTATTtccacatattttatttatatgcacAATCTCCAAGTATTCCAAGGTTCTGTAGAAATGGGATGGGTTCGGCAGATGTGGAGATGGGTGGGTTTTGGGGTGGCTCATTGGAATGTTAAAAAGATAAGTCCTATATTGAGAGATCAGCAAATTAACATCAAagtatatagacacacacatatataacacccacactgtaacacacacacacacacacacacacacatggcaTTTGTGTGAGCAAAAATATGGATATGTAAATAAGTTTTCTGAGAAGATGTGTGGAGAATGTCTAGGATAAATTTTTATAAGTATGAGAAAATTCaatattttagacattttagAGCATTGATAAGTTATTCTGTGACATTTACGATTTCTATGGAGCCCTGAAAAACCGCATGTTCATCCTGCACTAAGGTGAATATATGTTGTACATGTGGTTTGATGTTGTTTATGTGAAGAAGCTTCTTGCAGTATGACAATAACATGGATTACCATTCAGGAGAACTAGATTTTAGTGCCCACTAAATGCCCACGAACTCCAACTTTGTCAACTCACTTAAGATCTTTATTGACTCACTTaacatatatttgataaatgacttcatttataaaataagagagTAAGACTAAATAATCTCTAAGAGTTCTTCTAAAATGTCAACATATAGTGAATTTGTTTTTCAGAGCAGTATTTTAAATCTATAGTCTTTATATCAGTTGTGTTGGCCAAAACTTATAATGAAACCTGCTATCATTTACTATTGCAAGGATAGAAATATACTACTGGTCAAGTTATATTCACCATAACTAATCTCCAGATATGACAACCTAAGCCTTTAATATGTGTGCTATTTATAGCCTAACAATATTGGTGTTAACAAGGGGCTTCATAGTATAAAAACATATCTTACGACACACAGCAACTTAAGAAACATATCCACTAAAATTCCTAGATGTCCATCATTGTATAATTGTtgatagaatgatttgttttttcttttttgtttgtattgttttctgCTAGTTATTAAATTGCAGTGAATGACATTTGTGTAAAatatctatagtcccagcttgaGCTCATTCAATCAACAGCAACAACATAAGCTAATGTAAACTGAGTTCTTCttttgtgccaggtactattcttATGCTGAACttacctcatttcattccatcccatcaaCAGCCTTGTAAAgtaagaagaatgaaacttgcTCAGCAAGAATGTAAAACCAGGCCCTCAAGCTCCAGGGCCCAAGCATTTAAACACCATTCCGTGCTGCCAACCTAGTGTCAATTTCATTTTCAGCACAAGTGATCCAATCTGAAAGCCACTTGCTTCGAGCAATGTGGCTTTCCTTCTTCAACACAAATTACCCCACAAGATAATGACATACAACACAATTTCTGAGAAGAGGGAAACAGGACAATTGGTAGGTGCCTCTCTGTGGGGGACTATCAATGCTACTCTATAGCTATGAGAATGATTCTGGAAACCTAAAATTCTgatatgaataaataattgaGAAGAGAGGTTTCTCCCCACCAGGCTCCAAAGACACACTATCGTTACCTCCCAAGggtagaagaagaagaaataaagtagaaatccTTACAGGAAAAAGCCTACAAATCAATGAGTTCCTATTTCTTATTAAAGGCCTCAGAAGATACCTGGCACAGTGTAAGTGCTAAGTGTTTATGAGATGGAGCGATGAATGATTGCTAAAGTACAtcacatgaaaaatatttgagtTCTGGAAAAAATGATGATATATTTCCTACCTTCAGCAAAATGTAATGTCTTACAAGCACTATGGAAAGGCACATATAAATTTAACACATATTCAGTGAAAAATCAGAATGTGAATTGTATCTAAACTACAACTACACTTATATAAAAAGGGTATGTGTATAGGTAAAAACCTGGAACATGGCAACACGAGAAGTTCGGTTTATTGGAATAAATTGGCCTGtggctttttccttttatttaaatgttcacGTTCAAATGTCCTTTGATCCAACCACTTTGTAGCACTTACATTATTCCAGTATTATTGTTGGTATGTTGGTTTCCCTGCTCAAGCCCTGAGCTCCATGCTGACTGAGACATCGGCTGCCTCATCTGCATGCTTTTAATGCTTGGCACAGTGATAGAGTTCACCCATCACGGTGGTTAAAAACTTGGGTTCTGGAGTCAGACAAAGCTGGGTTCAGATTGAGAGTTACTACTTAAGAGCAGCATAATCTAAGACAAATTGCTTAATCTCCATGAGCCTCAATTAGCTTATATgtcaagtaaagaaaataatggtACCTATTTCATAGGATTGTTTTAGTGATTAATAAGATAATTCagtaaaaatctatttaaaacacatttactTTAATACTTAGCACATAGAGAGTGCCCCCAAGATGTTACACATGCTAGTGTTATTATTATGACTTTAAATTGTGAATTGAATTGAGTGGTATTGTTAGTGAAACAGGGAAccttattttatattacattaatgGAATTGTAACTTACTTACTTCATGGTTATAGAAGTGTCCATTAATAGAGgctctatttttctgtctttcttttctgtccATCATCAGAGGCTTCATCCTTTTTCTCACCAGGGCTGCTTCACTCATGGTTCTATAGAGCACTGGGGAGTCTGGTTCACCCTCTGCATGTGGCTTCAGGGTGTTGCTGTGATAAGATAAATAGTCTGGGAAGAACAGATTATAAGCTCATATCATTTAGCTGCCTGTCTCCTAGCATCCTGAGTGGATTTGTGTATGCCTtcattaattttagaaatgttGCTATTTTCCGGCTGTGTAAAAGCATTATAGTCCACTGCTTAGCTGCATATTTACTTATTAAATGTTGCCTGAGACTGACTCAGCAAATTCTGCCAGTATCTCATATAAAATTCTTATGTCTCATTCTTACGTTTCATAAGAAATGATGACGATGATCATGTTTGGGGTTTGAGCATTCCTTTAATCTTAATTTATTGGGGAGTGCATTTTGTGGCATTTCAGAGTGTTAGAGCTGGAATAAACCTGATACTTTATCAGGTTTGATCTCTTATAGGTAAGAAAAAGTACAGTGAGTTGAAGTGGCTTTCCTATGGACATAGTACGCATAAATGATAGAATCAGGTCTGGATCCTTATTATATGTTGGCCCAAGTTCATTGGAGCTTTCCCTAAAAAATAAACACTGGGCCTTAGTTTTCCTATAAAACTACAGAAAGCTCTTTGACAAACTATTTATATGGTATGTGGAGCATTGAAAGATTTTGTTCCCatcttttataaaagcaaaaggaagagtATGCTTTGGACTAGTCCTACTATTTGTAATATATCACAAAGGTAATTCACATTATATTCTTTTTAGAACATTCCAGAAGTATGATATGAATGACTTTTTCACTTAGTTGTCCACTATCCTATTATTTCTTCTCATTGAGTCATGTATATTTAACAATGATTCATAATTTATTAGTCAAAATTTGGTTATTGAATTATTACAATTTCTATAGCAGATTTTAGAGTATAAAATTATGGTGTAGCGTTGAAGAGCTCTAGTATCTATTGAGTAGGCAGAAGGTGtttaaatgaaattgaattgagcTACAATGTGTTATTAGCCTAAGATGCAGAAGATTCAAACCTGCCTTCTGCCCCCACTTTCTGCTTGTATCCAATTGATAGTGCCTTTTTCAATTTCCTCTCCTATGCATATTCATATGTAAGAATAAGACCATGTGGTggcatttgtgttttattttactttaggattttaaataattttctactGTAATTAGAACATCATCAAATAAGCATGAgatatttcttccttctctagcACTGCtgtttaaatacaaatatattgtcTTTGATGCCAAGATACTGGGATTTCCTTGggtttaatatatatttctaaaagatAATTGGAAGGGCCCATATTTAACAAGATGTAAAGATCCCATGGGATAAAAAGATAAGGGAACCCTGGAAGGAACATCATGTTTGTCACAGGATCTGGGTTCTTGTGGAATAGCAGAGGAGGCAGAATTGAgaatgatttgaaaaaaaaaaaagaaaacaaacattgcAAGTTGCTGATAGGCTTATGAAATCAATGCTAGTGGGATACCCTTGTTCACACTGAACCGACTTCGTAAATCACAGCCCCATTTCAGGCACATGAACACTGTCCACCACCCCTCATTCTAGCTTCAGTCATCAGCATCCACTACTCTTTGAATCTTATGTGCTTATGAGAATTACAtgaaa
This window harbors:
- the RASSF6 gene encoding ras association domain-containing protein 6 isoform X3; this encodes MLWEETRAAPAPARASDLPYRISSDHLKKEEKMSMMAHQYPSWIFINEKTFITREQLNSLLKTYNIFYENQKNLHILYGETEDGKLIVEGMLDIFWGVKRPIQLKIQDEKPFSSFTSMKSSDVFSSKGMTRWGEFDDLYRISELDRTQIPMSETRNSQEDYLSYHSNTLKPHAEGEPDSPVLYRTMSEAALVRKRMKPLMMDRKERQKNRASINGHFYNHEIENSPQDFALHIIFATGEQRRLKKTDIPLLQRLLQGPSEKNARIFLMDKDAEEISSDVAQYINFHFSLLESILQRLNEEEKREIQRIVTKFNKEKAIILKCLQNKLVIKTETTV
- the RASSF6 gene encoding ras association domain-containing protein 6 isoform X1, translating into MLWEETRAAPAPARASDLPYRISSDHLKKEEKMSMMAHQYPSWIFINEKTFITREQLNSLLKTYNIFYENQKNLHILYGETEDGKLIVEGMLDIFWGVKRPIQLKIQDEKPFSSFTSMKSSDVFSSKGMTRWGEFDDLYRISELDRTQIPMSETRNSQEDYLSYHSNTLKPHAEGEPDSPVLYRTMSEAALVRKRMKPLMMDRKERQKNRASINGHFYNHETSIFIPAFESETKVRVNSNMRTEEVIKQLLQKFKIENSPQDFALHIIFATGEQRRLKKTDIPLLQRLLQGPSEKNARIFLMDKDAEEISSDVAQYINFHFSLLESILQRLNEEEKREIQRIVTKFNKEKAIILKCLQNKLVIKTETTV
- the RASSF6 gene encoding ras association domain-containing protein 6 isoform X2; this encodes MSMMAHQYPSWIFINEKTFITREQLNSLLKTYNIFYENQKNLHILYGETEDGKLIVEGMLDIFWGVKRPIQLKIQDEKPFSSFTSMKSSDVFSSKGMTRWGEFDDLYRISELDRTQIPMSETRNSQEDYLSYHSNTLKPHAEGEPDSPVLYRTMSEAALVRKRMKPLMMDRKERQKNRASINGHFYNHETSIFIPAFESETKVRVNSNMRTEEVIKQLLQKFKIENSPQDFALHIIFATGEQRRLKKTDIPLLQRLLQGPSEKNARIFLMDKDAEEISSDVAQYINFHFSLLESILQRLNEEEKREIQRIVTKFNKEKAIILKCLQNKLVIKTETTV